One genomic window of Methanosalsum zhilinae DSM 4017 includes the following:
- a CDS encoding 50S ribosomal protein L32e has product MENTNNGELAMDEESKRLFKVRKVQKDKKPQFKRADSHKHKRLDSNWRKPRGLQSKLRRHIKAKGSLAQVGYGSPSKVKGLHPSGYQEVMVNTLSDIDNVDPLTQAIRIGRTVGGRKRSLIESKAMDIGIKILNLRGGAEE; this is encoded by the coding sequence ATGGAAAATACCAATAATGGTGAACTTGCGATGGATGAAGAATCAAAACGTCTATTTAAAGTGCGAAAAGTTCAGAAGGATAAAAAGCCCCAGTTTAAAAGGGCAGATTCACATAAACACAAGCGTCTTGATTCCAACTGGAGAAAACCAAGAGGTTTGCAGAGCAAGCTTCGAAGGCACATAAAGGCAAAAGGTTCTCTTGCACAGGTAGGATATGGTAGTCCTTCAAAGGTAAAAGGCCTTCATCCTTCCGGATATCAGGAAGTTATGGTTAACACTTTATCTGATATTGATAACGTAGATCCATTAACTCAGGCAATCAGGATTGGAAGAACTGTAGGAGGCAGAAAAAGGTCTTTAATAGAGTCAAAGGCTATGGATATAGGAATTAAAATCCTTAACCTTCGAGGAGGTGCTGAAGAATGA
- a CDS encoding 50S ribosomal protein L6: MAKEITKVVPIPDDVTVTFEGNILKASGEKGSNERHFWYPGISIEIADSEIIVDAVSNKKTQKAMVGTIASHMRNMIKGVTEGFEYKMKVVYSHFPMQLKVEGNKLVVNNFLGEKKPRSARIVGDTTVKTSGDEIIIEGINKEDVGQTAANIEQLTRIKKFDPRVFQDGIYLTEKRV; encoded by the coding sequence ATGGCAAAAGAAATTACTAAAGTTGTACCAATCCCTGATGATGTCACAGTTACATTTGAAGGAAATATACTAAAAGCATCTGGAGAAAAAGGAAGTAATGAAAGGCATTTCTGGTATCCAGGCATAAGTATAGAAATAGCTGATTCAGAAATTATTGTCGACGCTGTATCTAACAAGAAAACACAGAAGGCAATGGTTGGTACTATCGCATCCCATATGCGTAATATGATCAAAGGGGTAACCGAAGGCTTTGAGTATAAAATGAAGGTTGTATATTCTCACTTTCCTATGCAACTCAAAGTAGAAGGAAATAAGCTTGTGGTCAATAACTTCCTTGGTGAGAAAAAACCCCGCTCTGCCAGGATCGTTGGTGATACGACGGTCAAAACAAGTGGAGATGAAATCATAATTGAAGGAATCAATAAGGAAGATGTTGGTCAGACTGCAGCAAATATTGAACAGCTGACCCGGATTAAAAAATTTGATCCACGTGTATTCCAGGATGGAATATACCTAACGGAGAAGAGAGTGTAG
- a CDS encoding 30S ribosomal protein S8: MVLLDPLANALSTIKNAEDIGKQSCTIKPASKLIGNVLKVMKDNGYIGEFEFIEDGKAGIYEVKLIGRINKCGAIKPRYSVQSEEFEKWEKQYLPARNFGALILTTSEGVLSQIEARESNIGGQLLAYVY; the protein is encoded by the coding sequence ATGGTTTTATTGGATCCTCTGGCTAATGCACTGTCAACTATAAAAAATGCAGAAGATATTGGAAAACAGTCCTGCACAATTAAACCGGCTTCTAAGCTAATTGGAAATGTACTCAAAGTCATGAAGGATAACGGATATATTGGCGAGTTTGAGTTCATTGAAGACGGAAAAGCAGGAATTTATGAGGTAAAGCTGATTGGAAGAATTAATAAATGCGGAGCAATTAAACCGCGATATTCAGTACAATCCGAAGAATTTGAAAAATGGGAAAAACAATATTTGCCAGCTAGAAATTTTGGAGCACTTATTCTCACAACTTCTGAGGGTGTATTGTCTCAGATCGAGGCGCGTGAGAGTAATATCGGCGGCCAGCTACTCGCATATGTGTACTGA
- a CDS encoding 30S ribosomal protein S14: MMAQVKKEDTVALLECRRCGRKQGLVRKYGICMCRHCFREMAHEMGFEKYT; the protein is encoded by the coding sequence ATGATGGCTCAGGTCAAAAAAGAAGACACGGTAGCTTTACTTGAATGCAGGCGCTGTGGTAGAAAGCAGGGTCTTGTGAGAAAATATGGGATATGTATGTGTCGACATTGTTTCCGTGAGATGGCCCATGAAATGGGATTTGAAAAATATACATGA
- a CDS encoding 50S ribosomal protein L5, with amino-acid sequence MSNPMLIPKVDKVVVHMGVGESGQHLVNGEGILEKITGQKIVETHAKRTLPGFGIKKKEPIGCKVTLRGERAENFLSTSLEIIEHKLDSAQFDNNGNVAFGIEEHTDFPGMRYDPNIGIFGMDVIVVLKRPGYRIGKRVIAKRKVPISHRITKEDSISFFKDKYGVEVE; translated from the coding sequence ATGAGTAATCCTATGCTAATCCCTAAAGTTGATAAGGTAGTTGTCCATATGGGTGTTGGTGAAAGTGGCCAGCATCTTGTAAATGGTGAAGGGATTCTTGAAAAGATCACTGGGCAAAAAATAGTTGAAACACATGCTAAAAGGACTCTTCCAGGATTTGGAATTAAGAAAAAAGAACCTATTGGCTGTAAGGTTACACTTAGGGGAGAGCGAGCAGAAAATTTCCTCAGCACATCTCTTGAAATTATAGAACACAAACTTGATTCAGCACAGTTTGATAATAATGGGAACGTGGCTTTTGGAATTGAGGAGCATACCGATTTTCCTGGAATGAGATATGATCCAAACATTGGCATATTCGGAATGGATGTCATTGTAGTCCTCAAACGCCCTGGATACAGGATAGGTAAGAGGGTGATTGCAAAACGTAAGGTACCCATATCACATAGGATAACCAAAGAGGATTCAATATCGTTCTTTAAAGATAAATATGGCGTGGAGGTAGAATGA
- a CDS encoding 30S ribosomal protein S4e, translated as MGKHQKRISVPKSWQIPKKANKWALSTRPGPHHKAQSVPIGIVLRDMLELVDNSSEAKKVLSDGKILVDGTVRKDVRFPIGLFDIITIPLNNLSYIVLLDRKGRLVLNQLQDITTTKLCKINGKTTVKGGKVQLNLSDGTNIIATSEYKPNDSVIISLPDKEIVKHIEYKEGNLAMIVGGTHSGELGTIRSINKVRSSKNNTVAVSGEYDFETIEDYVVIVGEKEPEIDLGGETYE; from the coding sequence GTGGGCAAACATCAAAAAAGAATATCAGTACCTAAAAGTTGGCAAATACCAAAAAAAGCCAATAAATGGGCATTATCAACAAGACCAGGCCCTCACCATAAAGCACAGAGCGTTCCAATCGGGATTGTTCTAAGGGATATGCTGGAACTTGTGGACAATAGTAGTGAAGCTAAGAAGGTTTTGTCAGATGGAAAAATACTGGTTGACGGAACTGTGAGAAAAGATGTACGTTTTCCAATCGGATTATTTGACATTATAACAATTCCACTGAATAATCTTTCATATATAGTACTCCTTGATAGGAAGGGAAGATTGGTCTTGAATCAGCTACAGGACATAACTACCACAAAGCTGTGCAAGATCAATGGAAAGACCACTGTCAAAGGAGGAAAGGTTCAGCTTAATTTAAGTGATGGTACCAATATTATAGCTACCAGTGAGTACAAACCTAACGACTCAGTTATAATCTCTTTACCTGATAAGGAGATAGTAAAGCATATTGAGTATAAAGAAGGAAACCTTGCGATGATTGTAGGCGGTACTCATTCAGGTGAACTTGGAACTATCAGATCTATAAATAAGGTTCGCAGCTCTAAGAATAACACCGTAGCTGTATCAGGTGAGTATGACTTTGAAACAATCGAAGATTATGTTGTGATTGTTGGGGAGAAAGAACCTGAAATAGACCTGGGTGGTGAAACTTATGAGTAA
- the rplX gene encoding 50S ribosomal protein L24 → MVSKQPRKQRKGRYNAPLHIRQKYLRAPLSKDLREKYGRKSARVAVGDTVKIACGDYAGITGEVEEVSLKRGTLSVEGAISIKADGTEVARPIHPSNVIITKLELKDEKRKSRLSKK, encoded by the coding sequence ATGGTGTCAAAACAACCAAGAAAGCAAAGAAAAGGAAGATACAATGCACCTCTTCATATAAGGCAGAAATATCTAAGAGCCCCACTTTCAAAAGACCTGCGGGAAAAATACGGTCGAAAAAGTGCCCGTGTTGCAGTTGGAGATACTGTTAAAATCGCATGTGGAGATTATGCGGGCATTACAGGCGAAGTTGAAGAGGTCTCATTAAAGAGAGGAACATTATCGGTCGAAGGAGCAATATCCATCAAAGCAGATGGTACTGAAGTAGCAAGGCCGATCCATCCTTCAAATGTTATTATTACAAAACTGGAATTGAAGGATGAGAAAAGAAAATCCAGATTAAGTAAGAAATAA
- a CDS encoding 50S ribosomal protein L14 — MKGMRSKIPRALNAGANIDCVDNTGARTVEIISVKKYRGVKNRHPRAGIGDMCVVSVKKGTPEMRRQILHAVVVRQKKEFRRPDGLRVSFEDNAVVITDETGIPKGTDVKGPIAREVAERYPKIGTTASIIV, encoded by the coding sequence ATGAAAGGAATGAGATCAAAAATTCCACGTGCATTGAATGCAGGTGCTAATATAGACTGTGTGGATAATACTGGTGCACGAACTGTAGAGATCATCTCTGTGAAAAAGTATAGAGGCGTTAAGAACCGGCATCCAAGAGCAGGAATTGGAGATATGTGCGTCGTTTCTGTAAAGAAAGGAACACCAGAGATGCGAAGACAGATACTGCATGCAGTTGTTGTCCGGCAGAAGAAAGAGTTCAGAAGACCTGATGGTCTTCGTGTATCATTCGAGGACAATGCTGTGGTGATTACTGATGAAACCGGTATACCAAAAGGCACAGATGTAAAAGGTCCTATTGCAAGAGAAGTGGCTGAAAGGTATCCTAAGATAGGTACTACAGCTTCTATAATTGTGTGA
- a CDS encoding 30S ribosomal protein S17 yields MVRNIGLDVPIPQEECNDVDCPFHGSLKVRGQVLSGNVVSNKMTKTVVIQRSHETLVDKYQRYEKRQSKIHAHNPPCINAKVGDVVTIAECRPLSKTKSFVVIKAEEQR; encoded by the coding sequence ATGGTACGAAATATTGGACTGGATGTCCCTATTCCTCAGGAAGAATGTAATGATGTTGATTGTCCTTTTCATGGATCATTGAAGGTCAGAGGTCAAGTTCTATCCGGGAACGTCGTCAGTAACAAAATGACAAAGACAGTGGTTATCCAGAGAAGTCATGAAACACTGGTAGACAAATACCAGAGATATGAAAAGAGACAGTCAAAAATTCATGCACACAACCCTCCATGTATCAATGCAAAGGTAGGGGATGTTGTAACTATTGCAGAATGCAGACCACTAAGCAAAACCAAGTCTTTTGTAGTGATCAAAGCGGAGGAACAGAGATGA
- the rnp1 gene encoding ribonuclease P protein component 1: MEISCSNLIFHELIGLNVNITDSSNKSYVGMEGRVVDETQNTLIIDTENGEKMVPKKNSTFVFQIKNNSAEKYVQVNGNLLLSQPENRIKNIMKIRMR; this comes from the coding sequence TTGGAGATTTCATGCTCAAATCTGATATTTCATGAACTAATAGGTCTTAATGTAAATATAACAGATTCGAGTAACAAAAGCTACGTAGGTATGGAAGGCAGAGTTGTTGATGAAACACAGAACACGTTGATTATAGATACTGAGAACGGTGAAAAAATGGTTCCAAAAAAAAATTCAACTTTCGTGTTTCAAATAAAGAACAATTCTGCTGAAAAATATGTACAGGTTAATGGTAATCTATTACTCTCACAACCCGAAAACAGAATTAAGAATATAATGAAAATACGCATGAGGTAA
- the rpmC gene encoding 50S ribosomal protein L29 encodes MAILRRKEIRNMTPEERMDELEKMESDLIREYALASAGGAPENPGRIGELKRTIARIKTIQHELKES; translated from the coding sequence ATGGCAATCCTTAGAAGGAAGGAAATACGGAATATGACTCCAGAGGAGAGAATGGATGAACTTGAAAAAATGGAATCCGATCTAATCCGTGAATATGCACTTGCATCAGCAGGTGGAGCTCCTGAAAATCCTGGACGAATTGGTGAATTGAAAAGGACCATAGCAAGGATAAAAACAATCCAGCATGAGTTAAAGGAGAGTTGA
- a CDS encoding 30S ribosomal protein S3 → MAIEKKFVQDGYVKASMNEYFAKQLSRAGYGGMDLNRTPMGTQITIYAEKPGMVIGKAGKVIRKLTREVDRMYNLDNPQIDAQEVKNPALNAQIMASRLASSIERGWYFRKAGHNAMRAIMGAGALGCEIVLSGKLTGSRSRVEKMVNGYIKHAGKPVDDIVDYGFATAVKKLGTIGCVVRIIPPGAILPDNFNLIEVPVKEEVKAESEEAKKSATGIEELVDTEATGESVAEEEKVEASTQETEIEPETSAEAPVQEAEDEESSSKDESLGEPDESELPGEERRLVDGTWQHKHEGHNYWHPMARIHREG, encoded by the coding sequence ATGGCAATTGAGAAAAAGTTCGTACAGGACGGCTATGTAAAAGCCTCAATGAACGAATATTTTGCAAAACAGTTAAGCAGAGCAGGCTATGGCGGAATGGATCTTAACAGGACTCCCATGGGTACTCAGATCACGATATATGCTGAAAAACCTGGTATGGTGATTGGAAAGGCAGGTAAGGTAATCCGCAAGCTGACACGTGAGGTTGATCGGATGTATAATCTGGACAATCCTCAAATTGATGCTCAGGAGGTCAAGAATCCTGCTCTGAATGCTCAGATAATGGCTTCAAGACTTGCTTCATCCATTGAAAGAGGATGGTATTTCCGTAAAGCAGGACACAATGCAATGCGTGCTATCATGGGTGCAGGTGCTCTTGGTTGTGAGATCGTTCTTTCAGGGAAGCTGACCGGATCAAGATCACGTGTGGAAAAAATGGTTAATGGATATATCAAACATGCTGGTAAACCCGTGGATGATATCGTAGATTATGGATTTGCTACAGCAGTAAAGAAACTTGGTACTATTGGCTGTGTGGTTCGTATAATTCCCCCAGGTGCTATTCTTCCTGACAATTTTAACCTAATAGAAGTTCCTGTGAAAGAAGAAGTGAAGGCTGAATCCGAAGAAGCTAAAAAATCTGCAACTGGTATTGAGGAACTTGTAGATACTGAAGCTACAGGGGAATCAGTAGCAGAGGAAGAAAAGGTGGAGGCCAGTACTCAGGAGACTGAAATAGAGCCAGAAACATCAGCTGAAGCTCCTGTCCAGGAAGCAGAGGATGAAGAATCGTCTTCTAAAGACGAATCTCTAGGAGAGCCTGATGAATCTGAACTTCCAGGGGAAGAACGCCGCCTTGTAGATGGAACCTGGCAACATAAACATGAAGGACATAACTACTGGCATCCAATGGCTCGTATTCACAGGGAGGGCTGA
- a CDS encoding 50S ribosomal protein L22, with translation MARINYSVESDKDSTARAMGSELHISPKKSRELGRAIKGMRTKAARKYLEDVTALKQAVPFRRHCDSLGHKKGSMAAGRYPVKVAQEFLKILKNAESNAEYKGLEAENMYISHISAKRGRVIHGMRPRARGRATPKNTETVYVEMILKEVR, from the coding sequence ATGGCAAGAATTAATTATTCCGTGGAATCTGATAAGGATTCAACTGCCAGAGCAATGGGTTCAGAACTGCATATATCTCCTAAAAAATCAAGGGAACTTGGCAGGGCTATAAAGGGAATGCGTACAAAAGCTGCAAGAAAGTATCTTGAAGATGTCACTGCTCTCAAACAGGCAGTACCTTTCAGAAGACACTGTGACAGCCTTGGTCATAAAAAAGGCTCAATGGCAGCAGGCAGATATCCTGTTAAAGTTGCACAGGAGTTTTTGAAAATTTTAAAAAATGCTGAAAGCAATGCAGAATATAAAGGTCTTGAAGCTGAGAATATGTACATTTCACATATATCTGCTAAGAGAGGACGTGTGATACATGGTATGCGTCCAAGAGCTCGTGGGAGAGCTACTCCTAAGAATACAGAAACTGTGTATGTAGAGATGATTTTAAAAGAGGTGCGCTAA
- a CDS encoding 30S ribosomal protein S19 yields MAKKATSRLPKRKGEFTYRGKTTAELQKLSLEEFTELLPARERRSIKRGFSEEQKKVLQKIKDGEETVRTHHRNMIFLPEMVGKNIEVYNGKEFVKVEVLPEMVGHRFGEFSLTRSRVKHGSAGVGATRSSKFVPLK; encoded by the coding sequence ATGGCAAAAAAAGCAACATCAAGATTACCAAAAAGAAAAGGCGAATTTACATATCGCGGAAAAACCACCGCTGAGTTACAGAAATTAAGCCTTGAAGAATTTACTGAGCTTCTTCCTGCAAGAGAAAGGCGAAGTATTAAAAGAGGATTTTCAGAAGAACAGAAAAAAGTACTTCAGAAGATCAAGGATGGAGAAGAAACAGTAAGGACACATCACAGAAACATGATATTCCTGCCAGAAATGGTTGGTAAGAATATCGAAGTATATAATGGTAAAGAATTTGTAAAGGTAGAAGTTCTTCCTGAGATGGTTGGCCATCGCTTTGGAGAATTCTCACTGACCCGAAGCAGAGTTAAGCATGGCAGTGCAGGTGTTGGAGCAACCCGTTCAAGTAAATTTGTTCCACTAAAATAA
- a CDS encoding 50S ribosomal protein L2, with protein sequence MGKRLISQNRGRGTPTYRAPSHKYKGTLKHPKVDENETIYGTVTAVKHDSSRSAPIVRVKFDNGEERFILAPEGTSVGQQISCGISAEIKPGNILYLAEIPEGVPICNIESKPNDGGRFARSSGVSATLIAHERGKVVVQMPSGEMKWLNPKCRATIGIVAGGGRADKPFLKAGNKYHKMKTRATKYPRVSGVAMNAVDHPFGGGNRKHPGKPTTVGRNTPAGRKVGQIAARRTGKR encoded by the coding sequence ATGGGTAAAAGACTTATATCACAGAACAGAGGACGTGGAACTCCAACTTACAGAGCACCATCTCACAAGTATAAAGGCACTCTCAAACATCCTAAAGTAGATGAAAATGAAACAATCTATGGAACAGTTACGGCCGTAAAACATGATTCATCACGGTCTGCTCCTATTGTAAGGGTAAAATTTGATAATGGAGAGGAGCGCTTTATACTGGCTCCAGAAGGTACTTCTGTTGGACAGCAGATATCATGCGGGATCAGTGCAGAAATCAAACCAGGAAATATTCTATATCTGGCAGAGATTCCTGAAGGTGTTCCAATATGCAATATAGAATCAAAGCCAAACGATGGTGGCAGATTTGCTCGTTCATCAGGTGTTTCTGCAACATTGATTGCCCATGAGAGGGGAAAGGTTGTTGTTCAGATGCCCTCCGGTGAGATGAAATGGCTGAATCCAAAATGTAGAGCAACAATTGGTATTGTTGCTGGTGGTGGAAGGGCTGACAAACCTTTCCTGAAAGCTGGTAACAAATATCACAAGATGAAGACCAGAGCAACAAAATATCCGCGTGTATCAGGAGTTGCTATGAATGCCGTAGACCATCCATTCGGTGGTGGAAATCGTAAGCATCCGGGTAAACCTACAACAGTAGGCAGAAATACTCCTGCTGGTCGTAAAGTAGGTCAGATTGCTGCAAGGAGGACCGGAAAACGTTAA
- a CDS encoding 50S ribosomal protein L23 yields MTAIKFPFITEKSMAQLDDNKLQFIVDTRANKHQIKDDVSKKYGFDVRSVSTMTTMKGLKKAVVTFEETDAAHEIATRLGLM; encoded by the coding sequence ATGACTGCAATAAAATTTCCGTTCATAACTGAAAAATCAATGGCACAACTTGATGATAATAAACTCCAGTTTATAGTCGATACCAGAGCAAACAAGCATCAAATAAAAGATGATGTATCAAAAAAATATGGTTTTGATGTAAGGTCTGTCAGTACTATGACTACTATGAAAGGTCTCAAGAAAGCAGTTGTCACATTTGAAGAAACAGATGCGGCACATGAGATTGCTACAAGACTGGGATTAATGTGA
- the rpl4p gene encoding 50S ribosomal protein L4, whose translation MTKTKVIDLSGNEKDNIELPEIFNEPYRPDLIKKAVLSLQSTRYQPYGPRLYSGMETSAHSWGSGRGVAQIPRISNGSRAARVPQAVGGRRAHPPKPEKDVTEKINKKEKRIAFRSAIAATMNYDIVKKRGHRFENEGLFVADDSLEELTRTKELVNYLNNVGVYSDVLRAKEGRKIRAGKGKGRGRKYRQRKSILIVTGSQAPLLKSARNLPGVDAVPVDSLNIEHLAPGTHAGRLTIWTESAISNLERGI comes from the coding sequence ATGACAAAAACAAAAGTTATTGACTTGTCAGGAAATGAAAAAGATAATATTGAGTTACCAGAGATTTTTAATGAGCCTTACAGGCCGGATTTAATTAAAAAGGCAGTTCTATCCCTGCAGTCTACAAGATATCAGCCTTATGGTCCTCGTTTATATTCTGGTATGGAAACATCTGCACATTCCTGGGGTTCAGGAAGGGGTGTTGCTCAGATTCCTCGAATTTCAAATGGTAGTCGTGCAGCAAGAGTCCCTCAGGCTGTAGGTGGAAGGCGTGCTCATCCTCCAAAACCTGAAAAAGATGTAACTGAGAAAATAAACAAAAAGGAGAAACGAATTGCTTTTAGATCCGCAATTGCTGCAACAATGAACTATGATATTGTGAAAAAGCGAGGTCACAGATTTGAGAACGAAGGTCTTTTTGTTGCAGATGATTCTTTGGAAGAACTTACCAGAACAAAAGAACTGGTTAACTACCTGAACAATGTTGGTGTCTATAGTGATGTCCTTCGTGCTAAAGAAGGCAGGAAAATCCGTGCTGGAAAAGGAAAGGGCCGTGGTAGAAAGTATCGTCAGAGGAAAAGTATTCTGATAGTAACAGGTTCTCAGGCTCCATTGCTAAAGTCCGCAAGAAATCTTCCAGGCGTTGATGCTGTTCCAGTTGATTCGTTAAATATTGAACATCTTGCACCAGGTACACACGCCGGAAGATTAACAATATGGACTGAATCTGCAATATCCAATTTAGAAAGGGGTATTTAA
- the rpl3p gene encoding 50S ribosomal protein L3 — protein MAKGHRPRRGSLAFSPRKRAKSHIAKFRSWPESAGEPKLQDFAGYKVGMTHVIMIDNVKNSLTEGTEISVPATIIETPAIRVAAIRAYAEDVYGKKPVYEAWASDLDESLSRNICLPKDYSTQNALDKISGLIEEGNATDIRVATYTLPKNITGIPKKKPDLMETSISGNDVRAKFEYASSILGNEVEISDIFDSGNLVDVASITTGKGTQGPVKRWGIQMAKHKHSRAGSLRQVGTLGPWRPAHVSWRVPQMGQMGYHQRTEYNKRILKMSSDADEVNPDGGFINYGLVSNSYILVKGSIPGPSKRLVRLREPVRPKMNGVGDPQIVHINRRSRQG, from the coding sequence ATGGCAAAAGGACATAGACCACGGCGAGGATCACTCGCATTCAGTCCACGCAAAAGAGCGAAAAGCCACATAGCGAAATTCAGATCATGGCCTGAGTCTGCTGGTGAACCAAAGCTTCAGGACTTTGCGGGTTATAAAGTTGGTATGACTCATGTAATTATGATCGATAACGTGAAAAACAGCTTAACCGAAGGGACTGAAATCTCTGTTCCTGCAACTATAATTGAGACCCCTGCCATACGTGTTGCTGCAATACGTGCGTATGCAGAAGACGTTTATGGTAAAAAGCCAGTTTATGAAGCATGGGCATCTGATCTGGATGAGAGTCTAAGCAGGAATATATGTTTACCCAAAGATTACAGCACCCAGAATGCCCTGGACAAAATTTCAGGACTTATAGAGGAAGGAAATGCTACAGATATAAGAGTGGCCACATACACACTTCCTAAAAACATAACCGGCATACCCAAGAAAAAACCTGATCTGATGGAAACCTCTATCAGTGGAAATGATGTCCGGGCAAAGTTTGAATATGCAAGCTCAATTCTTGGTAATGAAGTGGAAATTTCTGATATTTTTGACAGTGGCAACCTTGTGGATGTTGCATCCATTACGACTGGTAAGGGAACTCAGGGACCTGTTAAAAGATGGGGTATTCAGATGGCAAAGCACAAACATTCACGTGCAGGAAGTCTTCGCCAGGTTGGTACTCTGGGACCGTGGAGACCGGCACATGTAAGCTGGAGAGTACCTCAGATGGGGCAGATGGGCTATCATCAGAGAACTGAATATAATAAACGTATTCTCAAAATGTCATCCGATGCAGATGAAGTGAATCCGGATGGTGGCTTTATTAATTATGGCCTTGTCAGCAACTCCTATATACTTGTAAAGGGCAGTATTCCCGGACCTTCGAAAAGACTTGTGAGATTGAGAGAGCCTGTCAGACCAAAGATGAATGGTGTAGGCGATCCACAGATAGTTCATATTAATAGAAGATCCAGACAGGGGTGA
- a CDS encoding indolepyruvate oxidoreductase subunit beta yields the protein MSEKKTSKFDLIISGVGGQGTILASDIIGKAAVLSGYSVRAAETHGMAQRGGSVINHIRIGCDLGSLIPPGGADIMLALEPSEAIRYIEYLSPGGTVIMNTEPVYPVSVLSGKSKYPDISAILKELEDNFTVNSFDATGLARKAGHQQSMNVVMVGALSNYLPFESEVLVGCIKEMVPPRTLDINMEAFRLGKSQITDQ from the coding sequence ATGAGTGAAAAAAAGACCTCGAAATTTGATTTGATAATTTCCGGTGTTGGAGGGCAGGGGACAATTCTTGCATCTGATATCATAGGTAAGGCTGCAGTGTTATCGGGCTATTCTGTAAGGGCAGCGGAAACCCATGGGATGGCGCAGAGGGGTGGATCCGTCATAAATCACATAAGGATCGGCTGTGATCTTGGATCACTTATACCTCCGGGTGGAGCAGATATCATGCTTGCGCTTGAACCATCAGAAGCTATCAGGTACATTGAATATCTTTCGCCGGGTGGTACTGTTATTATGAATACTGAGCCTGTATATCCGGTAAGTGTCCTTTCCGGAAAATCGAAGTATCCCGACATCTCGGCCATTTTAAAGGAGCTTGAAGATAACTTTACTGTAAATTCATTTGATGCTACTGGCCTGGCCCGTAAAGCCGGACATCAGCAATCCATGAATGTGGTAATGGTAGGTGCTTTATCAAATTATCTTCCATTTGAATCTGAAGTTCTGGTTGGGTGCATAAAAGAGATGGTACCTCCCAGAACACTGGATATTAATATGGAAGCATTCAGACTTGGTAAAAGCCAGATTACAGATCAATGA